The nucleotide sequence GTAATGAAGGATCTTGCAAAAGAAGGAATGACAATGGTTGTTGTTACTCATGAGATGGGCTTTGCAAGAGAAGTAGCAGACAGAGTTATATTTATGGCTGATGGATATATCGTTGAACAAGGAACACCAGATGATATATTTAAAAATCCAACTCAAGATAGAACAAAAGATTTTTTAAATAAAGTATTATAGATAAAAAATTGTTGGTAACTTAAAACACCTTTATAATTGGCGAGAAAGCTTATTTTAAGGGTGTTTTGTTATATAGCGTCAGTATGGTATAATTTATTTTATCGATAGTAATGGAGGTATTTAAATTTGTTTGCAAGAGAAAGATACGATACTATTCTCAACATTTTAAACAGAGAAGGAAAAGTAATTGTAAAAGATTTGAGCTCAAAATTCAATGTTACAGAGGACTGCATAAGGAAAGATCTTAGATACTTGGAGAATAATAATTTCCTAAAAAGAACATATGGTGGAGCAATACCCATAAGAAAGACTGCTCACTACAATAAAATAAGTGATAGAAGAAATGCGAATGTGAAAGAAAAGTTAATAATAGCAAAGAAGGCATTTGATTTAATAGAGGATGATGAGACAATATTTTTGGATATATCAACTACCAATATAATGTTAGCTGAATTTCTATCTAAAAGTGATAAGAAGGTAACGGTTATTACCAACATGATAGATATAATCTCTGTATTAAACATGGAAAATAATATAAAGGTAATATCTACAGGAGGTGTTCTCTCTAAAGATTTGAACGGTTATGCATGCTCAATGACTATAGATGTTATATCTAATTATAAATTTAATAAGGCATTTATAGGAAGCTGTGGTGTTGATTTATATGATAATAGTGTCACTACCTTCGAAGTAGAGGACGGAAATACTAAGAAGGCTATAATGAGAAATAGTAAAGTAGTATATCTAGTTATGGATAATAGCAAATTTTATTTTGGAGGAACATATAAATTCGCACATTTTGAAGATATAGATGTTATCATAACTGATAAGGTTCCAAGTGAGCAAATACTGGGGATAATGAAGAAGAATGATGTAGATATTATATAGAAAAATATGAAGCTAAAGAGGGGTAAAGTATGATATTTTTTGGACACTTAGGATTAACAACTGGAGCCGTAAAGATATGTGAAAATACTGTCTTATCAAAGAAAAAAGATATTGATTATAGATTTTTGCTTGTTGGCTCTATACTTCCGGATCTTATTGATAAACCTATAGGAGCATTTTTTTTCAGAAATGTATTTCATAATAGCAGAATATTCGGGCATACACTGTTGTTTTCAGCTGTACTGCTTTGCATTGGATTATACAGGCAATTAAGACACAAAAAAAATGGGATTTTGATGCTTGGAATAGGTAGCGCTATTCACCTTATTCTTGATAGTATGTGGCTATACGGAAGAATATTATTTTGGCCATTCTTAGGCGCTACATTTCCTACAAGACCTGAAGGACATTGGCTTAATGAGGGAATTTTAAGACTGTTATCAGATCCAGTTTACTTTTCTTCGGAAATAATAGGCTTTGTTATTATAATGTACTATTTTATAAAACTTATTAAAAGAGGAAAGTTAAGAAACTTTATAAAAAATGGGCAATTATAGAAAAACTATTGACAAGGGTAACCATAAGTAGTATATTAAAACTGTACTATTTAGGTATACTTTTGAACAGGAGAAGGATATGAGAATAACACAAGAAGCAGACTATAGTATGAGAGTTGTGCTATACCTATCTAAGCTTGGGTATGAACAAAAGATAGATGCAGCAACTATTGCAGAACATGAAAAGTTACCTCTAAGATTTTTACTTAAACTTTTAAGGAAACTTATAAAAAGTGGCATTGTAAAATCTTATAGGGGTGTAAAGGGTGGTTATGCGTTAAATAAGTACCCGAAGGATATTAATCTAAGAGAGGTAATAGAAGCGATAGATGGACCCATATGTGTCAATAGGTGCTTAACAGATTCGTCTTATTGTAATGCAAAGCGTACAGGTATTTGTGAAATACATAATGCTCTCTCTTTAGTTAGAAGTGACTTAATTAAAAACCTTGAAAAGATAAATTTTGAAGATTTGAAAGATGGAAAGCGGTAATAATCAGGGACTTAATTTATAAAAAGTCCCTTTCTATAAAACATAAACTATACCTAAAAGGTATACTTTAAGGAGGATTTTATAATGAGTGAATGTCAAAATTGTCATGTTTGCGATGATGCAGACAAAACTCTTCGTGATTTTATATGTGGGTTAAATAATGTTGAAACGTCAGAACATAGAGTGGAAAGTCAAAAGAATAAATGTAAGTTTGGTAAAGATGGTGTCTGTTGTAAGCTTTGTGCTAATGGACCATGTAGAATAACACCAAAGTCACCAAGAGGTATTTGTGGTGCAGATGCTGACACTATAGTAGCTAGAAACTTTTTAAGAGCAGTTGCAGCAGGAACAGCATGCTATGTTCACGTTGTGGAGACTACTGCTAGAAACTTAAAGGCTTTAGGAGAAAACAAGAAGCCTATAAAAGGAATGTATACTCTTAATAAGCTAGCAAATATGTTTAAAATAGATGAAAAAGATGATCACAAAAAAGCAGTTATGATAGCAGATAGAGTACTTTCTGATTTATATAAACCAAGATTTGAAAAAGCAGAATTAGTAAGCGAAATAGCATATGCACCAAGATTAAAAAAATGGCAGGAACTTAATATACTTCCAGGAGGAGCAAAATCAGAAGTATTTGATGCTATAGTAAAAACTTCAACAAATTTAAATAGTGATCCTGTAGATATGACTGTAAATTGTCTTACTCTTGGAATATCAACAGGACTATATGGTCTTACTTTAACTAACTTATTAAATGATGTTATACTTGGTGAACCAGTAATAAGACAGGCAAATGTTGGTTTCAAGGTAGTAGATCCGGATTATATAAATATAATGATAACAGGACATCAACATTCAGTAATAGAACATCTTCAAGAAAGATTAATAGATGAAGATATTACTAAGAAAGCTCAGGCTATAGGAGCTAAAGGATTTAAATTAGTGGGATGTACATGTGTTGGTCAAGATCTTCAACTAAGAGGAGAACATTATAAGGAAGTATTTTCAGGTCATGCAGGAAATAACTTTACAAGTGAAGCTTTAATTGCAACAGGTGGAATAGACCTTATTATGTCAGAGTTTAACTGTACTCTTCCAGGTATAGAACCTATTGCCGAAGAATTTGAAGTTAAAATGATTTGTGTTGATGATGTTGCTAAAAAGAAAAATGCTGATTTTATAAAGTATAGTTATGAAGAGAGAGAAAATATAACTGATAGTATAATAGAAGAAGCTCTTAAGAGTTATGAAAATAGAAGAAAAGATGTAACAATTAATATACCTAAAGATCATGGATATGATGATGTTGTAACTGGAGTCAGTGAAAAATCTCTTAAAGATTTTCTTGGAGGCACTTGGAAGCCACTTGTAGATTTGATTGCATCTGGCAAAATCAAAGGTGTTGCTGGAGTAGTAGGATGTTCTAACCTTACAGCAAAAGGTCATGATGTATTTACAGTAGAACTTAC is from Clostridium acetobutylicum ATCC 824 and encodes:
- a CDS encoding metal-dependent hydrolase, which produces MIFFGHLGLTTGAVKICENTVLSKKKDIDYRFLLVGSILPDLIDKPIGAFFFRNVFHNSRIFGHTLLFSAVLLCIGLYRQLRHKKNGILMLGIGSAIHLILDSMWLYGRILFWPFLGATFPTRPEGHWLNEGILRLLSDPVYFSSEIIGFVIIMYYFIKLIKRGKLRNFIKNGQL
- the cooS gene encoding anaerobic carbon-monoxide dehydrogenase catalytic subunit, encoding MSECQNCHVCDDADKTLRDFICGLNNVETSEHRVESQKNKCKFGKDGVCCKLCANGPCRITPKSPRGICGADADTIVARNFLRAVAAGTACYVHVVETTARNLKALGENKKPIKGMYTLNKLANMFKIDEKDDHKKAVMIADRVLSDLYKPRFEKAELVSEIAYAPRLKKWQELNILPGGAKSEVFDAIVKTSTNLNSDPVDMTVNCLTLGISTGLYGLTLTNLLNDVILGEPVIRQANVGFKVVDPDYINIMITGHQHSVIEHLQERLIDEDITKKAQAIGAKGFKLVGCTCVGQDLQLRGEHYKEVFSGHAGNNFTSEALIATGGIDLIMSEFNCTLPGIEPIAEEFEVKMICVDDVAKKKNADFIKYSYEERENITDSIIEEALKSYENRRKDVTINIPKDHGYDDVVTGVSEKSLKDFLGGTWKPLVDLIASGKIKGVAGVVGCSNLTAKGHDVFTVELTKELIKRNIIVLSAGCSSGGLENVGLMSPSAADLAGDSLKEVCKSLGIPPVLNFGPCLAIGRLEIVATELAEYLGIDIPQLPLVLSAPQWLEEQALADGAFGLSLGLPLHLAISPFIDGSAVVSKLLKEDLTDITGGKLIIEEDVIKAADKLEREIIDRREKLGLN
- a CDS encoding DeoR/GlpR family DNA-binding transcription regulator encodes the protein MFARERYDTILNILNREGKVIVKDLSSKFNVTEDCIRKDLRYLENNNFLKRTYGGAIPIRKTAHYNKISDRRNANVKEKLIIAKKAFDLIEDDETIFLDISTTNIMLAEFLSKSDKKVTVITNMIDIISVLNMENNIKVISTGGVLSKDLNGYACSMTIDVISNYKFNKAFIGSCGVDLYDNSVTTFEVEDGNTKKAIMRNSKVVYLVMDNSKFYFGGTYKFAHFEDIDVIITDKVPSEQILGIMKKNDVDII
- a CDS encoding Rrf2 family transcriptional regulator; its protein translation is MRITQEADYSMRVVLYLSKLGYEQKIDAATIAEHEKLPLRFLLKLLRKLIKSGIVKSYRGVKGGYALNKYPKDINLREVIEAIDGPICVNRCLTDSSYCNAKRTGICEIHNALSLVRSDLIKNLEKINFEDLKDGKR